A region from the Corynebacterium halotolerans YIM 70093 = DSM 44683 genome encodes:
- a CDS encoding alpha/beta fold hydrolase: MITMQAPHCSVTTPQVTSHRGRFWIPGEIVETDAGPAQRAPLYVEWEVKDQETTRPPLVLIHGGGGQGTDWLSTVDGRPGWAHHFVEASYPVYVVDRAGHGRSPYHPAAVGPMGPPFGYGPAQGLFVPPERAEEQTAWPWGREPGDPHFDQLVAAFGPLPEDLGYSQDLDADRLARLLDLIGPAILVTHSAGGPVGWVTADRRPDLVTAIVAIEPMGPAFVEFPGMGRLDWGLTATPVTYEPSLNSPAEVEQAPPESRRMPGLTGTDVLVVTGGSSAFADFADDIVEYLNHGGAQATRAHLPEFGISGNGHAIMQEQNSEETIRPVLEWLDSR; this comes from the coding sequence ATGATCACGATGCAGGCACCGCACTGCAGTGTCACCACCCCCCAGGTGACCAGCCACCGCGGTCGATTCTGGATTCCCGGCGAAATTGTGGAGACCGATGCCGGACCGGCCCAGCGTGCACCGCTCTATGTGGAGTGGGAGGTCAAGGATCAGGAGACCACACGGCCCCCGCTCGTGCTGATCCACGGTGGTGGCGGCCAGGGCACGGACTGGTTGAGCACCGTGGACGGGCGTCCCGGGTGGGCGCACCACTTCGTGGAGGCCAGCTACCCCGTCTACGTTGTGGACCGGGCGGGCCATGGTCGTTCGCCCTATCACCCGGCCGCCGTCGGGCCGATGGGTCCGCCCTTCGGTTACGGCCCGGCGCAAGGCCTGTTCGTTCCCCCGGAACGCGCGGAGGAGCAGACTGCATGGCCGTGGGGGAGGGAACCGGGAGACCCGCACTTCGACCAGCTGGTCGCTGCCTTTGGTCCGCTCCCTGAGGATCTCGGATACTCTCAGGATCTTGATGCGGACCGGCTCGCCCGCCTGCTTGACCTGATCGGTCCCGCGATTCTGGTCACCCATTCGGCCGGCGGTCCCGTCGGCTGGGTTACGGCGGATCGTCGCCCTGACCTCGTCACCGCGATCGTCGCGATCGAACCAATGGGACCGGCTTTCGTCGAGTTTCCGGGTATGGGCCGTCTTGACTGGGGTCTGACAGCGACTCCGGTGACGTATGAGCCGTCGTTGAACAGCCCGGCAGAAGTGGAACAAGCTCCGCCCGAGTCCCGTCGTATGCCGGGACTCACTGGCACCGACGTCCTCGTCGTCACCGGTGGAAGTTCTGCATTCGCCGACTTCGCCGATGACATCGTGGAGTACCTGAATCACGGCGGAGCGCAAGCAACGCGCGCTCACCTGCCTGAGTTCGGGATCTCCGGGAATGGACACGCCATCATGCAAGAGCAGAACTCGGAAGAAACGATCCGTCCTGTTCTCGAGTGGCTCGACAGCCGGTAA
- a CDS encoding flavin reductase family protein: MSNAAVENKPDIQFTRTMNFGDTMPATNPTDVAQDLKNAFRNHPAGVAVVTADPGDGPVGLTATSVSSVSMDPPVIAFSLSAVSSATPGIRNSEHVVVHLLSKEQIEIAQLFATSGIDRFADTSLWGRLSTGEPYLRDAHVWMRGRITGTIDVNGSTLAAVEIVESQCTSTHGRVPLVYCNRTWHQLSETSTVNEVEK; the protein is encoded by the coding sequence GTGAGCAACGCTGCAGTCGAGAACAAACCCGATATTCAGTTCACCCGCACAATGAATTTCGGTGACACAATGCCTGCGACCAATCCGACCGACGTTGCCCAGGACCTCAAGAACGCCTTCCGTAACCATCCCGCCGGCGTCGCTGTCGTCACTGCGGATCCCGGCGACGGACCTGTTGGGCTCACAGCGACGAGTGTGAGTTCTGTGTCCATGGATCCGCCGGTGATCGCCTTCTCGCTGTCCGCCGTCTCCTCGGCGACGCCGGGAATCCGCAATTCTGAGCACGTGGTAGTGCATCTCCTGAGCAAGGAGCAGATCGAGATTGCCCAATTATTCGCCACCAGTGGGATCGACCGCTTCGCCGACACGTCGCTGTGGGGCAGGCTATCCACCGGTGAGCCCTACCTTCGCGATGCCCATGTGTGGATGCGCGGCAGGATCACCGGGACCATTGACGTCAACGGTTCCACGCTGGCTGCCGTCGAGATTGTTGAGAGTCAGTGCACATCGACCCACGGGCGGGTCCCCCTCGTCTACTGCAATCGCACCTGGCACCAACTTTCCGAGACCAGCACAGTGAACGAGGTAGAGAAATGA
- a CDS encoding acyl-CoA dehydrogenase family protein, whose product MTTAIKTNTYEDVRLNEGAEFAALMDRIETFIPLIKENAEKNEEIGKLTDETVAALHEVGAFRIGVPEALGGYELTPRQTIQVLEKVSYADPSTGWVLMALQMITGTTGAYLPPEAQDELFADGNYPLIAGQGTRSGKAMRVEGGYRVSGRWSFGSGMLHATHVHSAAYDAENDRPIVVTFPKDQAELYFNWDVMGLRATGSIDYSCEDLFVPDTYVYEPTTTAPLAGGALYRLGLANMSGICHTGWALGVGRRLLDEMKDLAQKKHGSSGTSVDTDHFHAEYARAEARMRSARAWVMDVWADNEATLDAGELLSMEQETLTRLMLNNTTWAVHEVGEIVHYWSATAMARRGDLQRLFRDLNVGTGHVTSGPVVLQACGKYLAGLAPGAFWAFIKLIEPDKETGK is encoded by the coding sequence ATGACCACTGCAATCAAGACCAACACGTACGAAGACGTCCGGCTGAACGAAGGCGCGGAGTTCGCCGCTCTCATGGACAGGATCGAGACGTTTATTCCGCTGATCAAGGAGAACGCGGAGAAGAACGAGGAAATCGGAAAACTCACCGACGAAACGGTCGCCGCCCTGCATGAGGTCGGAGCGTTCCGTATCGGCGTCCCGGAGGCGCTCGGCGGCTATGAGCTCACGCCCCGCCAGACCATCCAGGTGCTCGAGAAGGTGTCCTACGCCGACCCCTCGACAGGATGGGTACTCATGGCGTTGCAGATGATCACGGGTACCACGGGCGCTTACCTGCCCCCCGAAGCACAGGATGAGCTGTTCGCCGACGGCAATTATCCGCTCATTGCAGGGCAGGGCACTCGGTCGGGAAAGGCGATGAGGGTCGAGGGTGGTTATCGCGTCAGCGGACGCTGGTCTTTCGGCTCCGGAATGCTGCACGCCACCCACGTCCACTCCGCGGCTTATGACGCGGAGAATGACCGTCCAATTGTCGTGACCTTCCCGAAGGATCAGGCTGAGCTGTACTTCAACTGGGATGTCATGGGACTGCGAGCTACCGGCAGCATCGACTACTCCTGCGAGGATCTGTTCGTCCCCGACACCTACGTCTATGAGCCCACGACCACAGCACCTCTCGCCGGCGGAGCTCTCTACCGCCTGGGATTGGCGAACATGTCCGGCATCTGCCATACGGGCTGGGCGCTCGGTGTCGGGCGCAGGCTCCTCGACGAGATGAAGGACCTCGCTCAGAAGAAGCACGGATCATCTGGAACTTCAGTCGACACCGACCACTTCCATGCTGAATACGCTCGTGCTGAAGCCCGGATGCGTTCGGCCCGGGCGTGGGTGATGGACGTCTGGGCGGACAACGAGGCCACCCTGGACGCAGGGGAGCTGCTCTCCATGGAACAGGAGACCCTGACCCGACTGATGCTCAACAATACGACCTGGGCTGTTCATGAGGTCGGTGAAATCGTCCACTACTGGTCGGCCACGGCGATGGCTCGGCGCGGTGATTTGCAGCGCCTCTTCCGTGACCTCAACGTCGGAACCGGCCACGTGACGAGCGGCCCGGTTGTCCTCCAGGCCTGCGGAAAGTACCTCGCCGGTCTTGCCCCGGGCGCATTCTGGGCGTTTATCAAGTTGATCGAGCCAGATAAGGAGACAGGGAAGTGA
- a CDS encoding maleylacetate reductase, whose amino-acid sequence MGIRAFTHDTLAQRVILDTGRVVDRVLGEAERLRVSRPMLISTEGTHQVAERLAVALPPALHWQNAVQHVPREVADAATAAARKAGADGLICIGGGSATGLAKAVALETSLPIIAVPTTYAASEATPVWGITEERTKTTGVDPVVLPTVVVYDADLVATLPRGMAIASGLNAMAHAVDSLWAPKSDPINRALALESVRALAPALRKLASGDEQHAREQALYGCYLSGVAFASAGSGLHHKICHVLGGTFNLPHAETHAVVLRHVMALNLPAVPNAADALATALGGEDAVNELDRLSHDVGAPHSLADLGMPEDGIPEAVDRILAAAPTNNPVPLTSANLTALLATAFSGEHMAVVPH is encoded by the coding sequence ATGGGAATTCGCGCGTTTACCCATGACACTCTCGCACAAAGGGTCATCCTGGACACCGGGCGAGTGGTTGACAGGGTGTTGGGCGAGGCAGAACGGTTGAGGGTGAGTAGGCCGATGCTCATCTCCACGGAGGGCACCCATCAGGTGGCCGAGAGGCTGGCCGTAGCTCTACCGCCAGCCCTGCATTGGCAGAATGCGGTGCAGCACGTGCCGCGGGAGGTCGCCGACGCCGCGACCGCTGCCGCCCGGAAAGCCGGGGCGGACGGGTTGATCTGCATCGGTGGGGGGTCAGCCACTGGTTTGGCGAAGGCGGTGGCATTGGAGACCTCGTTGCCGATCATCGCGGTGCCGACGACCTACGCCGCCTCGGAGGCCACGCCGGTGTGGGGGATCACCGAGGAGCGCACCAAGACCACCGGCGTCGACCCGGTCGTGCTGCCCACGGTCGTCGTCTACGACGCTGACCTGGTGGCCACCCTGCCCCGCGGCATGGCAATCGCTTCCGGGCTTAACGCCATGGCGCACGCCGTGGACTCCCTGTGGGCGCCGAAGTCGGACCCGATCAACCGGGCACTGGCACTTGAATCAGTCCGGGCACTGGCGCCCGCATTGAGGAAGTTGGCCAGCGGGGATGAACAGCACGCCCGGGAGCAGGCACTCTACGGCTGCTACCTCTCCGGCGTGGCCTTCGCCTCCGCGGGCTCGGGCCTGCACCACAAAATCTGCCATGTGCTCGGCGGCACCTTCAACCTACCGCACGCCGAGACCCACGCGGTGGTCCTGCGCCACGTGATGGCTCTCAACCTACCGGCTGTACCGAACGCAGCTGATGCCCTGGCCACTGCATTGGGAGGTGAGGACGCAGTCAACGAACTCGACCGGCTGTCCCACGACGTGGGCGCACCACATTCACTGGCTGACCTTGGCATGCCGGAAGACGGGATACCGGAAGCCGTTGACCGGATTCTTGCCGCAGCGCCGACAAACAACCCAGTACCGCTGACCTCTGCCAACCTCACCGCCCTTTTGGCCACCGCTTTCAGCGGCGAGCATATGGCCGTCGTCCCGCACTAG
- a CDS encoding dioxygenase yields MPTATETTTHHTEISAAQRRVEDDLVDRVVASFDDCDNPRLKFLMQRLTVHLHEFIRDVRLTEEEWNTAIEFLTQVGHITDDKRQEFVLLSDTLGASMQTIAVNNEAYEDATEATVFGPFFVDEAPEVPLGGDIANGATGQPAWIEGTVTDTDGNPVPNARIEVWECDEDGFYDVQYGDDRTAARAHLYTNDQGEYRFWGLTPVPYPIPHDGPVGRMLTAVGRSPVRAAHLHFMVTAENLRTLVTHIFVDGDPQLEIGDSVFGVKDSLIKRFEQQPAGTPTPNERDLGDQTWTKTRFDIVLAPANPVYEEN; encoded by the coding sequence ATGCCCACCGCCACCGAAACCACGACCCATCACACCGAGATCTCCGCTGCTCAGCGCCGTGTCGAGGACGATCTCGTCGACCGCGTCGTCGCCTCCTTCGACGACTGCGATAATCCTCGCCTGAAGTTCCTCATGCAGCGCCTGACGGTGCACCTGCACGAGTTCATCCGGGACGTGCGCCTGACCGAGGAGGAGTGGAACACCGCGATCGAGTTCCTCACCCAGGTAGGCCACATCACCGATGACAAGCGCCAGGAGTTCGTCCTGCTGTCGGACACCCTGGGTGCATCGATGCAGACCATCGCGGTCAATAACGAGGCATATGAGGACGCCACCGAGGCGACTGTCTTCGGCCCCTTCTTCGTCGACGAGGCACCCGAGGTCCCGCTCGGGGGAGACATCGCCAACGGTGCGACGGGCCAGCCGGCGTGGATCGAGGGCACAGTCACCGACACCGACGGCAACCCCGTTCCGAACGCGCGGATCGAAGTGTGGGAATGCGACGAGGACGGCTTTTACGACGTCCAGTACGGCGACGACCGCACCGCCGCCCGTGCTCATCTGTACACCAATGACCAGGGCGAGTACCGGTTCTGGGGCCTGACACCGGTGCCGTACCCGATCCCGCACGACGGGCCGGTCGGTCGGATGCTCACCGCAGTGGGCCGGTCCCCGGTGCGCGCGGCGCACCTGCATTTCATGGTCACCGCCGAGAACCTGCGCACCCTGGTCACCCACATCTTCGTCGACGGCGACCCCCAGCTGGAGATCGGCGACTCCGTATTCGGGGTCAAGGACTCGTTGATCAAGCGCTTCGAGCAGCAACCGGCCGGTACCCCGACCCCGAATGAGCGCGACCTGGGGGACCAGACCTGGACCAAGACTCGCTTCGATATCGTGCTCGCCCCCGCAAACCCCGTGTATGAGGAGAACTGA